One window of Pyramidobacter piscolens W5455 genomic DNA carries:
- a CDS encoding creatininase family protein: MRLENITWPRAERYLKEDGTVIIGIGSIESHGRHMPLGTDTLIPDKLLAMIEEKTDVLIAPTIPYGATQSLNEYPGTVDIDNDVLYRYLLCVMESLRRHGAGKFLILNGHGGNMKPIERAALDMDKKGCLTAVLNWWLMAWDMDPAWKGGHGGGEETAAILGIDPALVDRNEIGPALKLNDISDAIKATGFYSVSYKGVSFNVPRQISKITDSGWIGPDHPGTATEEWGKKMLAACADYIADLAEEFRKLKA, translated from the coding sequence CGCTATTTGAAAGAGGACGGCACGGTCATTATCGGCATCGGCAGCATCGAAAGCCACGGCCGGCACATGCCGCTGGGGACGGATACGCTGATCCCCGACAAACTCCTTGCCATGATCGAAGAAAAGACGGACGTGCTCATCGCGCCGACCATTCCCTACGGTGCCACGCAGTCCCTGAACGAGTACCCCGGGACGGTAGACATCGACAACGACGTCCTTTACAGGTACCTTCTCTGCGTTATGGAGAGCCTGCGCCGCCACGGCGCCGGAAAGTTCCTGATCCTGAACGGCCACGGCGGCAACATGAAGCCCATCGAAAGAGCCGCCCTGGACATGGACAAGAAAGGCTGCCTCACGGCGGTGCTGAACTGGTGGCTGATGGCGTGGGACATGGATCCCGCCTGGAAGGGCGGTCACGGCGGCGGCGAAGAGACGGCCGCGATTTTGGGCATCGACCCCGCCCTGGTCGACCGAAACGAGATCGGCCCGGCGCTGAAACTCAACGACATCTCCGACGCGATCAAAGCGACCGGATTTTACAGCGTCAGCTACAAGGGAGTGAGCTTCAACGTGCCCCGCCAGATCAGCAAGATCACCGACAGCGGCTGGATCGGCCCCGATCATCCCGGCACGGCCACGGAAGAATGGGGAAAGAAAATGCTGGCGGCCTGCGCCGATTACATTGCGGACTTGGCCGAGGAGTTCAGAAAACTCAAAGCGTAA